In Modestobacter versicolor, a single genomic region encodes these proteins:
- a CDS encoding ABC transporter permease → MALAETPLQVAERPAAEQDDAVPGGRRWRGKLGLWLPGGAIVLIVAACFLGPTVLGLPKPVGGNVLESYLGPGSPGHLLGTDPNGNDILSRLLHGGRASLFIAFAVNIVGLVLGGTLGALSGYLGGVVDTVIMRVLDVLIAFPSLVLTLAVAQALGPSIRNTIFALTFFSIPAVARVARSAVLRLRGQPFMAAAELAGTPAWRVLFRHLAPNIAPQLITFGMLGMGIVIIIEGALSFLGLGIPAPAPSWGNMVADGQLSLSATPMLVVWPSVALLVTVLSFNLLGENLRARWSGR, encoded by the coding sequence ATGGCGCTCGCTGAGACACCCCTGCAGGTCGCGGAGCGGCCGGCCGCCGAGCAGGACGACGCCGTCCCCGGTGGGCGGCGGTGGCGCGGGAAGCTGGGCCTCTGGCTGCCCGGCGGCGCGATCGTGCTGATCGTCGCCGCTTGCTTCCTGGGTCCGACCGTGCTCGGCCTGCCCAAGCCGGTCGGCGGCAACGTGCTGGAGAGCTACCTGGGGCCCGGGTCGCCCGGTCACCTGCTCGGCACCGACCCCAACGGCAACGACATCCTGTCCCGGCTGCTGCACGGCGGCCGCGCCTCGCTGTTCATCGCCTTCGCGGTCAACATCGTCGGCCTGGTGCTCGGCGGCACGCTGGGTGCGCTGTCGGGCTACCTCGGCGGGGTCGTCGACACCGTGATCATGCGGGTGCTCGACGTGCTCATCGCCTTCCCGTCGCTGGTGCTCACCCTCGCGGTGGCCCAGGCCCTCGGCCCGAGCATCCGCAACACGATCTTCGCGCTGACCTTCTTCAGCATCCCGGCGGTCGCCCGGGTGGCCCGGTCGGCGGTGCTCCGGCTGCGGGGCCAGCCCTTCATGGCCGCGGCCGAACTGGCCGGCACACCCGCCTGGCGGGTGCTGTTCCGGCACCTGGCGCCCAACATCGCCCCGCAGCTGATCACCTTCGGCATGCTCGGCATGGGCATCGTGATCATCATCGAGGGAGCGCTGAGCTTCCTCGGTCTGGGCATCCCCGCCCCAGCCCCCAGCTGGGGCAACATGGTGGCCGACGGCCAGCTCAGCCTCTCCGCGACGCCGATGCTCGTCGTCTGGCCGAGCGTGGCGCTGCTGGTCACCGTGCTGTCCTTCAACCTCCTCGGGGAGAACCTCCGGGCGCGATGGAGCGGTCGATGA
- a CDS encoding SDR family NAD(P)-dependent oxidoreductase, with protein MPAPVGPGRVAVVTGAASGIGLALSRRFATEGMAVVLADVEGPALEAAAAGLADQGARVRTVVTDVSDADQVDALRDAALAAFGAVHVVCNNAGVGGPHSPLWEISRGDADWVLGVNAGGVLNGIRSFVPVLLEQDAGHVVNTASVFGLFAGTLGVYGPSKHTVVALSEALHLQLREVGARVGVSVLCPGPVATRFGSSDRNRPASAGPATGREVDQESAARMDELLAAGRPPDEVAGLVVDAITGGQFYVLTSTNRIEAIRARAEAIVTGTPPEPPLSFRPAPGPLVG; from the coding sequence ATGCCGGCCCCCGTCGGTCCGGGCCGGGTCGCCGTCGTCACCGGTGCGGCCAGCGGCATCGGGCTGGCGCTGAGCCGCCGGTTCGCCACCGAGGGCATGGCCGTCGTGCTGGCCGACGTGGAGGGCCCGGCGCTCGAGGCCGCGGCCGCCGGGCTGGCCGACCAGGGCGCCCGGGTGCGCACGGTGGTCACCGACGTGTCCGACGCCGACCAGGTCGACGCCCTGCGCGACGCGGCCCTGGCGGCCTTCGGCGCGGTGCACGTCGTCTGCAACAACGCCGGGGTGGGCGGCCCGCACAGCCCGCTGTGGGAGATCTCGCGCGGCGACGCCGACTGGGTGCTCGGGGTCAACGCCGGGGGAGTGCTCAACGGCATCCGCTCCTTCGTGCCGGTGCTACTCGAGCAGGACGCCGGGCACGTGGTGAACACGGCGTCGGTGTTCGGGCTGTTCGCCGGCACGCTGGGGGTCTACGGCCCGTCCAAGCACACCGTGGTCGCGCTGTCCGAGGCGCTGCACCTGCAGCTGCGCGAGGTCGGCGCCCGGGTCGGGGTCTCGGTGCTCTGCCCCGGCCCGGTGGCCACCCGGTTCGGCTCCTCGGACCGCAACCGCCCGGCCTCGGCCGGTCCGGCCACCGGCCGCGAGGTCGACCAGGAGTCGGCCGCGCGGATGGACGAGCTGCTCGCCGCAGGCCGGCCGCCGGACGAGGTGGCCGGTCTGGTCGTCGACGCGATCACCGGCGGGCAGTTCTACGTGCTCACCTCGACCAACCGGATCGAGGCGATCCGGGCGCGCGCCGAGGCGATCGTCACCGGCACCCCGCCGGAGCCGCCGTTGAGCTTCCGGCCTGCGCCGGGGCCACTCGTCGGCTGA
- a CDS encoding ABC transporter ATP-binding protein, with protein sequence MSERTAAYPVADSQVTTGVIGDPSPTAGAHRSPGEPLLQVEDLRVQFTGRGRRVNAVNGLSYELVPGRMMAIIGESGSGKSVSSRALMGLLPPAAQITGSIRFEGRELIGLPDREMRKLRGGDIAMVFQDPARSLNPTMKIGSQITEAVRAHSDLDKKGAHARAIELLRLVRLPAPERRFHEYPHQLSGGMRQRVMIAIALAGNPRLLIADEATTALDVTTQAQIMELLVELRERLGMAVIMISHDLGLAASYAEDVVVMYAGRAVEQAPVHTLFSNVRMPYTRALLGAIPALEREPHSMLPVTPGQPPDLSALPKGCPFRPRCSNATDKCLEHPPFLEHEPGHSYACWHPAGTELDTAPAVTAALTPATEAAHQSTAHDQGAAQ encoded by the coding sequence ATGAGCGAGCGGACAGCGGCGTACCCGGTCGCGGACAGCCAGGTCACCACGGGCGTGATCGGGGACCCGTCCCCGACGGCGGGTGCACACCGGAGCCCCGGGGAGCCGCTGCTGCAGGTCGAGGACCTGCGGGTGCAGTTCACCGGCCGGGGCCGGCGGGTCAACGCGGTCAACGGGCTCTCCTACGAGCTGGTCCCCGGCCGGATGATGGCGATCATCGGCGAGTCCGGGTCGGGCAAGAGCGTCAGCTCCCGGGCGCTCATGGGGCTCCTGCCGCCGGCCGCGCAGATCACCGGGTCGATCCGGTTCGAGGGCCGCGAGCTCATCGGGCTGCCCGACCGGGAGATGCGCAAGCTGCGCGGCGGCGACATCGCCATGGTGTTCCAGGACCCGGCGCGGTCGCTGAACCCGACGATGAAGATCGGCAGCCAGATCACCGAGGCCGTCCGGGCGCACAGCGACCTGGACAAGAAGGGCGCGCACGCCCGGGCGATCGAGCTGCTCCGGCTGGTCCGCCTGCCGGCGCCCGAGCGGCGCTTCCACGAGTACCCGCACCAGCTGTCCGGCGGCATGCGCCAGCGCGTGATGATCGCGATCGCGCTGGCCGGGAACCCACGGCTGCTCATCGCCGACGAGGCGACCACCGCCCTCGACGTCACCACCCAGGCCCAGATCATGGAGCTGCTGGTGGAGCTGCGCGAGCGGCTCGGCATGGCGGTCATCATGATCAGCCACGACCTCGGGCTGGCGGCCAGCTACGCGGAGGACGTCGTCGTCATGTACGCCGGGCGGGCGGTCGAGCAGGCCCCGGTCCACACGCTGTTCTCCAACGTGCGGATGCCCTACACCCGCGCCCTGCTCGGGGCGATCCCCGCGCTGGAGCGCGAGCCGCACTCGATGCTGCCCGTCACCCCCGGGCAGCCGCCGGACCTCAGCGCGCTGCCCAAGGGCTGCCCGTTCCGGCCGCGGTGCTCCAACGCCACCGACAAGTGCCTGGAGCACCCGCCGTTCCTCGAGCACGAGCCGGGCCACTCGTACGCCTGCTGGCACCCCGCCGGCACCGAGCTCGACACGGCCCCCGCGGTCACGGCCGCCCTGACGCCGGCGACCGAGGCGGCCCACCAGTCCACCGCACACGACCAGGGAGCCGCCCAGTGA
- a CDS encoding ABC transporter permease, giving the protein MTTATLPRVPVSRDPRVSPLRRVTGSPALRLVVKRLLMAIPIMLGVTVLTFWVLSLIPGNAAQQLLGPEATPEDIALLEERLGLNESGVSRYLSWLGNAVTGDLGNSLVSGQPVSDVLGERLPVTGELVFLAFFVSLLLAVPVALLAAYKPNGVVDRISMMISTLGLSVANYVLALILVLVFAVQLGALPAIGYVPLSEGLWANLEPMILPSAAIGLPLFCFYTRFLRGDLVDQMQQEEYVTTARAKGIGPWQVLIKHAFRNSSFGLITVVGLNLGALIGGTVIIEQIFALPGVGQMLLQAINTRDFVVVQAAVVIFALVAVVANLLVDLMYAVLDPRIRYGAR; this is encoded by the coding sequence GTGACCACTGCCACCCTCCCGCGGGTCCCGGTCAGCCGGGACCCGCGGGTCTCCCCGCTCCGCCGGGTGACCGGTTCGCCGGCCCTCCGGTTGGTCGTGAAGCGGCTGCTCATGGCCATCCCGATCATGCTCGGCGTCACCGTCCTCACCTTCTGGGTGCTCAGCCTGATCCCCGGCAACGCGGCCCAGCAGCTGCTGGGCCCGGAGGCCACCCCGGAGGACATCGCGCTGCTCGAGGAGCGGCTCGGGCTCAACGAGTCCGGGGTCTCCCGCTACCTGAGCTGGCTGGGCAACGCCGTCACCGGCGACCTGGGCAACTCCCTGGTCAGCGGGCAGCCGGTGAGCGACGTGCTGGGGGAGCGGCTGCCGGTCACCGGGGAGCTGGTCTTCCTGGCCTTCTTCGTGTCGCTGCTGCTGGCGGTGCCGGTGGCCCTGCTCGCGGCCTACAAGCCGAACGGGGTCGTCGATCGGATCAGCATGATGATCAGCACGCTGGGCCTCTCGGTCGCCAACTACGTGCTGGCGCTGATCCTGGTGCTGGTCTTCGCGGTGCAGCTGGGCGCGCTGCCGGCCATCGGGTACGTCCCGCTGTCCGAGGGGCTGTGGGCCAACCTCGAGCCGATGATCCTGCCGTCGGCGGCGATCGGGCTGCCGCTGTTCTGCTTCTACACCCGCTTCCTGCGCGGCGACCTGGTCGACCAGATGCAGCAGGAGGAGTACGTCACCACCGCCCGGGCGAAGGGCATCGGCCCGTGGCAGGTGCTGATCAAGCACGCGTTCCGGAACTCGTCGTTCGGCCTGATCACCGTGGTCGGCCTGAACCTGGGCGCGCTCATCGGCGGCACCGTGATCATCGAGCAGATCTTCGCGCTGCCCGGCGTCGGCCAGATGCTGCTGCAGGCGATCAACACCCGCGACTTCGTCGTCGTGCAGGCCGCCGTGGTGATCTTCGCCCTGGTGGCCGTGGTGGCGAACCTGCTCGTCGACCTCATGTACGCCGTCCTGGACCCGAGGATCCGCTATGGCGCTCGCTGA
- a CDS encoding NlpC/P60 family protein, protein MHTQVRTQQSTTGRRAGRRWATRVVGVAAVTAVGLGLAPGTASAAPVNPSDSQISAAEQARQAAAAQVGQVSAALAAAESAAANASAAANIALQDYEDAQAAYDEARAAAAAAAAAAAQAEVELQGGRDDVAAFARDSYMQGSTNAGALALMTSGGPAELLERAALLDAVGEHRVDVVAQLTVLEEQANAADEAAQVSVAQADTLKVEAATLLATAQEQESAARSQAGALAEQQEQYEAGLASAEQTLTALQGQRAAAEAAAAQQAAAAARASTSRPAGSSSGSSSGSASSGSSSSGSSAGTGASTVKPPVSVPAPPQGTTAGVPSGGAVQTAIAAAKTQLGLPYSWGGGGSGGPSYGIPPDTDIWGFDCSGLTQYAYAQAGIQIGGTSRDQWYRFRGQTVAREDLQAGDLVFWASGSAYSSIYHVALYLGGGKVVQAPQSGDVVRISNMWYGGDYFGAVRPTG, encoded by the coding sequence GTGCACACGCAGGTCAGGACGCAGCAGAGCACCACGGGACGCCGGGCGGGCCGCCGCTGGGCGACCCGGGTCGTCGGCGTCGCCGCCGTCACCGCGGTCGGGCTGGGCCTCGCGCCCGGCACCGCCTCGGCCGCCCCGGTCAACCCCAGCGACTCCCAGATCAGCGCCGCCGAGCAGGCCCGGCAGGCCGCTGCCGCACAGGTCGGGCAGGTGAGCGCCGCGCTCGCCGCGGCGGAGTCCGCCGCCGCCAACGCCTCGGCCGCGGCCAACATCGCGCTGCAGGACTACGAGGACGCGCAGGCCGCCTACGACGAGGCGCGCGCCGCGGCCGCCGCCGCCGCCGCTGCCGCCGCGCAGGCCGAGGTCGAGCTGCAGGGTGGCCGCGACGACGTCGCCGCCTTCGCCCGGGACAGCTACATGCAGGGCAGCACCAACGCCGGCGCCCTGGCGCTGATGACCTCCGGCGGCCCCGCCGAGCTGCTCGAGCGGGCCGCCCTGCTCGACGCGGTGGGGGAGCACCGGGTCGACGTCGTCGCCCAGCTCACCGTGCTGGAGGAGCAGGCCAACGCCGCCGACGAGGCGGCCCAGGTGAGCGTCGCCCAGGCCGACACGCTCAAGGTCGAGGCCGCCACGCTGCTGGCGACCGCGCAGGAGCAGGAGTCCGCGGCGCGCAGCCAGGCCGGTGCGCTGGCCGAGCAGCAGGAGCAGTACGAGGCGGGACTGGCGTCGGCGGAGCAGACGCTCACCGCGCTGCAGGGCCAGCGGGCCGCTGCCGAGGCGGCCGCCGCGCAGCAGGCCGCAGCAGCTGCGCGCGCCAGCACCTCGCGGCCGGCCGGCTCGTCGTCCGGGTCGTCGTCCGGCTCGGCGTCGTCCGGGTCCTCGTCGTCCGGGTCGTCGGCCGGCACGGGTGCCTCGACGGTCAAGCCGCCGGTCAGCGTGCCCGCACCGCCGCAGGGCACCACCGCCGGCGTGCCCTCGGGCGGCGCGGTGCAGACGGCGATCGCGGCGGCCAAGACCCAGCTCGGGCTGCCCTACTCCTGGGGCGGCGGCGGCAGCGGCGGGCCCAGCTACGGCATCCCGCCGGACACCGACATCTGGGGCTTCGACTGCTCGGGGCTGACCCAGTACGCCTACGCCCAGGCCGGCATCCAGATCGGCGGTACCAGCCGCGACCAGTGGTACCGGTTCCGCGGCCAGACCGTGGCGCGCGAGGACCTGCAGGCCGGTGACCTCGTCTTCTGGGCCAGCGGCAGCGCCTACAGCTCGATCTACCACGTGGCGCTCTACCTCGGCGGCGGCAAGGTCGTGCAGGCCCCGCAGAGCGGTGACGTCGTCAGGATCAGCAACATGTGGTACGGCGGCGACTACTTCGGCGCGGTGCGGCCGACCGGCTGA
- a CDS encoding AMP-binding protein — protein MRVPLTTRDFLDRAELVYGDRVGVVDEPTQPATSLGSLSYRELARRARAIAAGLDALGVGEGERVAVVSHNSARLLELLYAVPSAGRVLVPVNFRLSPGEFSYIVEHCGASVLLADPEIEGQLAGIDVPHRFLLGEEYESGLLRPETEPAPWREPDEDATATINYTSGTTARPKGVQMTHRNIWVNATTFGMHMQVSDRDVYLHTLPMFHCNGWGLPYTSAGLGVTQVALRKVDGAEILRRVEQHGVTLMAGAPAVWNAVLEAAADWDGPVPGRDRVRIIVAGAPPPSRTIARVEEELGWEFNQIYGLTETAPLLTINRSRAEYDGLDPQARAKALSRAGVPALGTRITTSESGEVLARGNTVLAGYWENPDASAEALDGGWFHTGDGGTLDEGGYLTISDRKKDVIITGGENVSSIEVEDAVFSHPAVAEVAVIGVPDEKWGEMVTALVVRAEGAEVTEAEIIAHVRGSLAGYKAPKRVEFRDAIPRTATGKIQKFKLREAFWSGAEKQVN, from the coding sequence ATGCGCGTGCCCTTGACCACCCGTGACTTCCTCGACCGGGCGGAGCTGGTCTACGGCGACCGGGTCGGCGTCGTCGACGAGCCGACCCAGCCCGCCACGTCGCTGGGCTCGCTGAGCTACCGCGAGCTGGCGCGCCGCGCCCGGGCGATCGCCGCCGGGCTGGACGCGCTGGGCGTCGGCGAGGGCGAGCGGGTCGCCGTGGTGAGCCACAACTCCGCGCGGCTGCTCGAGCTGCTCTACGCCGTCCCGTCGGCCGGCCGGGTGCTGGTGCCGGTCAACTTCCGGCTCTCGCCCGGGGAGTTCAGCTACATCGTCGAGCACTGCGGCGCCAGCGTGCTGCTGGCCGACCCCGAGATCGAGGGGCAGCTGGCCGGCATCGACGTCCCGCACCGGTTCCTGCTGGGCGAGGAGTACGAGTCCGGGCTGCTGCGCCCCGAGACCGAGCCCGCGCCGTGGCGCGAGCCCGACGAGGACGCCACCGCCACGATCAACTACACCAGCGGGACGACGGCGCGGCCCAAGGGCGTGCAGATGACCCACCGCAACATCTGGGTCAACGCCACGACGTTCGGCATGCACATGCAGGTCAGCGACCGCGACGTCTACCTGCACACGCTGCCGATGTTCCACTGCAACGGCTGGGGGCTGCCGTACACCAGCGCGGGCCTGGGCGTGACCCAGGTGGCGCTGCGCAAGGTCGACGGCGCGGAGATCCTCCGCCGCGTCGAGCAGCACGGCGTCACGCTGATGGCCGGGGCGCCCGCGGTGTGGAACGCGGTGCTGGAGGCCGCCGCCGACTGGGACGGCCCGGTGCCCGGCCGTGACCGGGTGCGGATCATCGTCGCCGGCGCGCCGCCGCCCTCGCGCACCATCGCCCGGGTCGAGGAGGAGCTCGGCTGGGAGTTCAACCAGATCTACGGCCTCACCGAGACCGCGCCGCTCCTGACGATCAACCGGTCGCGCGCGGAGTACGACGGGCTGGACCCGCAGGCCCGGGCGAAGGCGCTCTCCCGCGCCGGGGTGCCCGCGCTCGGCACCCGGATCACCACCAGCGAGAGCGGTGAGGTGCTGGCCCGGGGGAACACCGTGCTGGCCGGCTACTGGGAGAACCCGGACGCCTCCGCCGAGGCGCTCGACGGCGGCTGGTTCCACACCGGCGACGGCGGGACCCTCGACGAGGGCGGCTACCTCACCATCTCCGACCGCAAGAAGGACGTGATCATCACCGGCGGGGAGAACGTCTCCTCGATCGAGGTGGAGGACGCCGTCTTCAGCCACCCCGCCGTCGCCGAGGTCGCGGTCATCGGCGTGCCCGACGAGAAGTGGGGCGAGATGGTCACCGCGCTGGTGGTGCGCGCCGAGGGGGCCGAGGTCACCGAGGCGGAGATCATCGCGCACGTCCGCGGCTCGCTGGCCGGGTACAAGGCGCCCAAGCGGGTGGAGTTCCGCGACGCCATCCCGCGGACGGCGACCGGCAAGATCCAGAAGTTCAAGCTCCGCGAGGCGTTCTGGTCCGGAGCCGAGAAGCAGGTGAACTAG
- a CDS encoding ABC transporter ATP-binding protein, giving the protein MTAVDQRPQGPSTPSKTPLLRARNLVQEFPVRGAGGVKGGVVHAVSNVSFDVYAGETLGVVGETGSGKSTLARSVIQAPRPKSGEVEFQGTDLMTLRRKDLKQARRQMQMVYQDPFGSLNPRWRISELVEEPLVGYGEGNASSRKRRVEELLDLVGLDPSQYAKRRSHELSGGQCQRVAIARAIALDPALVICDEAVSSLDVLIQAQVLNLFEKLRRELNLSYLFIAHDLALVKQVSDRVAVMYLGQLAEIGPADGIYRQPLHPYTSALLDSIPRIDPATGRANKPVALAGEPPSPVDPPSGCRFRTRCPRAQLKCAEEEPQLVELLPGHQAACHFPLTIPESELTRRPAGATQAAPDPSFARG; this is encoded by the coding sequence GTGACCGCCGTCGACCAGCGACCGCAGGGCCCGTCCACGCCGTCGAAGACCCCGCTGCTGCGCGCCCGGAACCTCGTGCAGGAGTTCCCGGTGCGCGGCGCCGGCGGGGTCAAGGGCGGGGTCGTCCACGCCGTGTCCAACGTGTCCTTCGACGTCTACGCCGGTGAGACGCTCGGCGTGGTGGGGGAGACCGGGTCGGGGAAGTCCACCCTGGCCCGCTCGGTCATCCAGGCGCCGCGGCCCAAGTCCGGCGAGGTCGAGTTCCAGGGCACCGACCTGATGACGCTGCGCCGGAAGGACCTCAAGCAGGCCCGTCGGCAGATGCAGATGGTCTACCAGGACCCGTTCGGCTCGCTGAACCCGCGCTGGCGGATCTCCGAGCTCGTCGAGGAGCCGCTGGTCGGCTACGGCGAGGGCAACGCGAGCAGCCGCAAGCGCCGGGTCGAGGAGCTGCTGGACCTGGTCGGCCTGGACCCCTCGCAGTACGCGAAGCGGCGGTCGCACGAGCTCTCCGGTGGCCAGTGCCAGCGGGTGGCCATCGCCCGCGCGATCGCCCTGGACCCCGCCCTGGTCATCTGCGACGAGGCGGTCTCCTCCCTCGACGTGCTCATCCAGGCCCAGGTGCTCAACCTGTTCGAGAAGCTGCGCCGCGAGCTCAACCTCTCCTACCTGTTCATCGCCCACGACCTGGCGCTGGTCAAGCAGGTCAGCGACCGGGTGGCGGTCATGTACCTCGGTCAGCTGGCCGAGATCGGACCGGCCGACGGGATCTACCGGCAGCCGCTGCACCCCTACACCTCGGCGCTGCTGGACTCGATCCCGCGGATCGACCCGGCCACCGGCCGGGCCAACAAGCCGGTGGCGCTGGCCGGGGAGCCGCCGTCGCCGGTCGACCCGCCGAGCGGCTGCCGGTTCCGCACCCGCTGCCCGCGCGCCCAGCTCAAGTGCGCCGAGGAGGAGCCCCAGCTGGTGGAGCTGCTGCCCGGCCACCAGGCGGCGTGCCACTTCCCGCTGACCATCCCGGAGAGCGAGCTGACCCGGCGCCCGGCCGGCGCCACGCAGGCGGCGCCGGACCCGTCGTTCGCCCGCGGGTGA
- a CDS encoding ester cyclase has product MSTEGNKAVVRRWIEEFKTGGDEAVADAVRSPRFVNHSAPPGAPSGPEAGKAAFRAMRAAFPDLHVTIEDMVAEGDQVVTRQTFAGTHRGEWMGVPATGRAVTWAVIDVVRLEDGLLVDHWAVADMLGLRAQLTAEGPG; this is encoded by the coding sequence GTGAGCACCGAGGGCAACAAGGCCGTCGTCCGCCGCTGGATCGAGGAGTTCAAGACCGGCGGCGACGAGGCGGTGGCCGACGCGGTGCGGTCGCCGCGGTTCGTCAACCACTCGGCCCCGCCGGGGGCACCGAGCGGGCCGGAGGCCGGGAAGGCCGCCTTCCGCGCGATGCGGGCGGCCTTCCCCGACCTGCACGTGACCATCGAGGACATGGTGGCCGAGGGGGACCAGGTGGTCACCCGGCAGACCTTCGCCGGCACGCACCGCGGGGAGTGGATGGGCGTCCCGGCCACCGGCCGGGCGGTCACCTGGGCCGTGATCGACGTCGTCCGGCTGGAGGACGGCCTGCTGGTCGACCACTGGGCGGTCGCCGACATGCTCGGGCTGCGCGCCCAGCTGACCGCCGAGGGTCCCGGGTGA
- a CDS encoding ABC transporter substrate-binding protein, whose amino-acid sequence MKKLAPIAAALMILTACGSGGDDDSTDPAAGGGGGEPVAGGELTVLEDASFAGSWPAGLDPATNTTGGSNIAMNQAIFGGLFLLKAEDDGSNAEVTPNQAESAEMSEDGLTFTVKLRDGIEFSDGTPLDAEAVRFNWERDLANPCTCKPTWPLAPNGISVVDPLTVQLTFTRPYPAILASFPASNVNWIASPTALEELGEDAFKITPVGAGPFTVESNQLSSSLVLKKNPTYFKEGLPYLDGLTFQSIGGDQPAYQALQAGQAQVYEGLNTTPLLEQAQQNDQLQVVVQPATSPYVIQLNTAIAPFNDVKAREAIYRATDFEAINEGIFKGTYDVSQSFTGPGGKFYEPEVEGYPEYDLDAAKALVEELGGLTVRLGTISNYVATQINTALQTQWQEAGIDVEINDYQLSGVIQEFTGGQWQAMLQTAGAWDPAAGVGVGFRFQSGVPYSGVDDPALDQLLNDASATVDEAERADLYRQAGELIAKNFYAPFGLAFAPANISAAGVHGPGLTTKIPPILVNAGVIWDEVWQEQ is encoded by the coding sequence ATGAAGAAGCTGGCCCCGATCGCCGCGGCCCTGATGATCCTCACCGCCTGCGGTTCCGGCGGCGACGACGACTCCACCGACCCGGCCGCCGGTGGTGGCGGCGGCGAGCCGGTGGCCGGTGGTGAGCTGACCGTCCTGGAGGACGCCTCCTTCGCCGGCTCGTGGCCCGCCGGCCTGGACCCGGCGACCAACACCACCGGTGGCTCCAACATCGCGATGAACCAGGCGATCTTCGGTGGGCTGTTCCTGCTCAAGGCCGAGGACGACGGCTCCAACGCCGAGGTCACCCCCAACCAGGCCGAGAGCGCCGAGATGTCCGAGGACGGGCTCACCTTCACGGTGAAGCTCCGCGACGGCATCGAGTTCAGCGACGGCACGCCGCTGGACGCCGAGGCGGTGCGCTTCAACTGGGAGCGCGACCTCGCCAACCCCTGCACCTGCAAGCCGACCTGGCCGCTGGCCCCGAACGGCATCTCGGTGGTCGACCCGCTGACGGTCCAGCTCACCTTCACCCGGCCCTACCCGGCGATCCTGGCCTCCTTCCCGGCCAGCAACGTCAACTGGATCGCCTCCCCGACCGCCCTCGAGGAGCTCGGCGAGGACGCCTTCAAGATCACGCCGGTCGGCGCGGGCCCCTTCACGGTCGAGTCCAACCAGCTCAGCTCCTCGCTGGTGCTGAAGAAGAACCCGACCTACTTCAAGGAGGGCCTGCCCTACCTCGACGGGCTCACCTTCCAGTCGATCGGTGGCGACCAGCCCGCCTACCAGGCGCTGCAGGCCGGTCAGGCCCAGGTCTACGAGGGGCTGAACACCACCCCGCTGCTCGAGCAGGCGCAGCAGAACGACCAGCTCCAGGTGGTCGTGCAGCCGGCGACGTCGCCGTACGTCATCCAGCTGAACACCGCGATCGCACCCTTCAACGACGTCAAGGCCCGTGAGGCGATCTACCGCGCCACGGACTTCGAGGCGATCAACGAGGGCATCTTCAAGGGCACCTACGACGTCAGCCAGAGCTTCACCGGCCCCGGCGGCAAGTTCTACGAGCCCGAGGTCGAGGGCTACCCGGAGTACGACCTGGACGCCGCGAAGGCGCTGGTCGAGGAGCTCGGCGGGCTCACCGTCCGGCTCGGCACGATCAGCAACTACGTCGCCACGCAGATCAACACCGCCCTGCAGACGCAGTGGCAGGAGGCCGGGATCGACGTCGAGATCAACGACTACCAGCTCTCCGGCGTCATCCAGGAGTTCACCGGTGGCCAGTGGCAGGCCATGCTGCAGACCGCCGGTGCCTGGGACCCCGCCGCCGGTGTCGGCGTCGGCTTCCGCTTCCAGTCCGGTGTGCCCTACAGCGGGGTCGACGACCCGGCGCTGGACCAGCTGCTGAACGACGCCTCCGCCACGGTCGACGAGGCCGAGCGGGCGGACCTGTACCGGCAGGCCGGTGAGCTGATCGCGAAGAACTTCTACGCGCCCTTCGGCCTGGCCTTCGCCCCGGCGAACATCTCGGCGGCCGGCGTGCACGGTCCGGGTCTCACCACGAAGATCCCGCCGATCCTGGTCAACGCCGGGGTCATCTGGGACGAGGTCTGGCAGGAGCAGTGA